A stretch of Mucilaginibacter terrae DNA encodes these proteins:
- a CDS encoding RICIN domain-containing protein has product MRFKGILALNTILWMFLLIFSACKKNESSTDEAPETTTTTPPVTTNSLGAAAISGLNWADARDNYNDGWVIPSGLTAADNYSTVQNKAETILNAFITNQANTVRLPVNPPSVAESWWNSYSGAIDKALSKNMKVILAYWEGTAAKDGKIDDMTKFWAMWSAVVTKYGANPKVYFEIMNEPFGYTETDWKNICAQWLTTYSNVPRERILVGGTGYSENVAVMGADSRFNNCLFSLHIYAWWGNHVNESTWQSQMQTAMGAYASRTVLTEFGAPMTTGENYTGSINNDAEIAFIKGITNKLRTAHVASVYWPGLRDNDTYSLFTFNAGTMAFTNGSGLTRMNYAWGNNPSTFNANSFYKITNANSNLLLDVSQSSTAGGAAITQQTAGTGNSQQWSIVSTDNGYFKIINRNSGLALDINQASTNNGTAAIQWTYGGSDNQQWDISVLENGKYVITNKNSKQSLDVNQGSTAAGGTIIQWPWNGGNNQQWTIAQ; this is encoded by the coding sequence ATGAGATTTAAAGGAATACTTGCCCTCAATACAATCCTATGGATGTTTTTACTCATTTTTTCGGCTTGTAAAAAAAATGAGTCATCAACTGATGAAGCACCGGAGACCACAACCACAACTCCGCCTGTAACAACAAATTCGTTAGGCGCAGCCGCCATTTCAGGATTAAACTGGGCCGATGCAAGAGATAACTATAATGATGGTTGGGTTATACCAAGCGGCTTAACTGCTGCAGATAATTACAGCACTGTACAAAATAAAGCCGAAACTATTTTAAACGCCTTCATTACCAACCAGGCTAATACAGTCAGGTTGCCTGTAAACCCGCCTTCGGTAGCCGAATCCTGGTGGAATTCTTATTCGGGTGCTATTGATAAGGCATTAAGCAAAAACATGAAAGTGATTTTAGCTTATTGGGAAGGCACAGCCGCTAAAGATGGTAAGATTGACGACATGACCAAGTTTTGGGCTATGTGGAGCGCAGTGGTAACTAAATATGGGGCTAACCCCAAAGTTTACTTTGAAATAATGAATGAGCCGTTCGGTTATACAGAAACCGACTGGAAAAATATTTGTGCACAGTGGCTCACTACTTACAGCAACGTGCCGAGAGAGAGAATTTTAGTTGGAGGAACAGGTTACAGCGAAAATGTAGCCGTAATGGGTGCAGATAGCAGGTTTAACAACTGTTTGTTTTCTTTACATATTTATGCATGGTGGGGAAACCATGTTAACGAAAGTACCTGGCAATCACAAATGCAAACCGCCATGGGCGCATATGCTTCGCGCACTGTGCTAACCGAGTTTGGCGCTCCAATGACCACTGGTGAAAACTACACCGGTAGTATTAACAACGATGCAGAAATAGCCTTTATAAAAGGTATCACCAATAAATTAAGAACCGCCCACGTAGCCAGCGTATACTGGCCGGGGTTAAGAGATAATGATACTTACAGCCTGTTTACGTTCAACGCCGGAACTATGGCCTTTACCAATGGCTCGGGTTTAACGCGTATGAATTATGCGTGGGGTAATAATCCATCAACTTTTAATGCAAATAGCTTTTACAAAATCACTAACGCCAATAGCAATTTGTTGCTTGATGTAAGCCAAAGCTCAACTGCCGGTGGTGCGGCTATTACACAACAAACCGCAGGCACAGGTAACAGCCAGCAATGGAGTATCGTATCAACCGATAATGGATACTTTAAAATTATTAACCGTAACAGCGGATTGGCGCTTGACATAAACCAGGCATCAACCAACAATGGTACCGCCGCAATTCAATGGACCTATGGAGGCAGCGATAACCAGCAATGGGATATTTCGGTATTGGAAAACGGTAAATACGTAATCACTAATAAAAACAGTAAACAGTCTCTTGATGTCAATCAAGGCTCTACTGCAGCAGGTGGCACAATTATACAGTGGCCCTGGAATGGTGGAAATAACCAGCAATGGACAATTGCGCAGTAA
- a CDS encoding sugar-binding domain-containing protein yields the protein MKKSPVLLLMLGCWFVQANAQDLKKTFNDGWQFHSGEAAPDQISPQEWKAVQLPHDWAIESPFSEEWASATGYLPGGVGWYQKTFKTQPTWLGKKVFIYFDGVYKNSEVYLNGQLLGKRPNGFIAFKYDLTPYLKEKGDNLLQVKVDHRDFADSRWYTGSGIYRNVYVYEKDKTYIDPWDVAFTTPKVTSDLAEINTSVKITNSLGKKEKLNLQISILDSKGKLVATQLKKFSTAGKTQDLLFKMIMNQPRLWSPESPQLYNLQVSLKRNGKVIDLISQQVGIRSIRFDKDNGFFLNDKEMKIKGVCIHDDAGALGVAVPKEVWARRLDILKEGGVNSVRMGHNPHADYLYDLCDEKGFLVMDEAFDEWEIGKNKWVKGWNVGTPAKNGYHEYFKQWAEADLRNMVLRSRNHPSIFMWSIGNEIDYPNDPYTHEVLNSGNNPQIYGKGYLPDHPPASQMTPIARRLAKAVKQYDTTRPVTAALAGVVMSNEVGLPEELDIVGYNYQEYRYPEDHRKFPNRIIYGSENGMRKNLWDAVDTNRYISAQYLWTGIDYLGEAGKWPQRSNGAGLLDLAGFKKPEYYYRQSLWSATPMVYTVVAPPRTKEQTGNWSQRRGQPTWNWTGYDELTVQGYTNCEEAELFINGQSQGRKKCAEATLKIPAWNVKYAAGSLVIKGYNSGKLVAQSALKTYGEASRINASADKYKIKQGAKGIRHIEIEIADTDNNRVQIAENEILVEVTGNGKLLGLESGSNDSHESYQSNKRRAVRGRLLAFVQLSGNTGQTEVKISAPGLQSKTIILNNN from the coding sequence ATGAAAAAATCCCCTGTACTGTTATTGATGTTGGGTTGCTGGTTTGTACAGGCAAATGCTCAGGATTTAAAAAAGACTTTTAATGATGGCTGGCAATTTCATTCGGGCGAAGCTGCGCCTGACCAAATTTCACCACAGGAATGGAAAGCAGTGCAACTACCTCATGATTGGGCTATTGAAAGCCCTTTTAGCGAGGAGTGGGCAAGCGCAACAGGCTATTTACCCGGAGGAGTAGGTTGGTATCAAAAAACTTTTAAAACTCAACCTACATGGTTAGGCAAAAAGGTATTTATATATTTTGACGGAGTTTACAAAAATAGCGAGGTATATCTTAACGGGCAACTGCTTGGCAAAAGGCCCAATGGTTTTATTGCATTCAAATATGATTTGACTCCTTATCTCAAAGAAAAAGGCGATAACCTTTTGCAGGTCAAGGTTGATCACCGCGATTTTGCCGATTCGCGCTGGTACACAGGTTCGGGCATATACCGTAATGTTTATGTTTACGAAAAGGATAAAACCTACATCGATCCGTGGGATGTTGCCTTTACCACACCTAAGGTAACTTCAGACCTTGCTGAAATAAATACCTCGGTGAAGATCACCAATAGTTTAGGTAAAAAAGAAAAGCTTAACCTTCAAATAAGCATTTTAGATAGTAAGGGTAAACTGGTTGCTACACAGTTGAAAAAATTCAGCACCGCAGGTAAAACTCAGGATTTGCTATTTAAGATGATCATGAATCAGCCCCGGCTATGGTCGCCCGAATCACCGCAGCTTTACAATTTGCAGGTTTCACTTAAGCGAAATGGTAAGGTAATAGACCTTATTTCGCAGCAGGTGGGTATACGATCGATAAGGTTTGATAAAGACAACGGATTTTTCCTTAATGATAAGGAAATGAAGATAAAAGGTGTTTGTATTCATGATGATGCAGGTGCTTTGGGCGTGGCCGTGCCTAAAGAAGTTTGGGCGCGTAGGCTCGATATTCTAAAAGAAGGGGGTGTTAATTCTGTAAGAATGGGGCACAACCCACACGCTGATTACTTGTACGATTTGTGTGATGAAAAAGGTTTTTTGGTTATGGATGAGGCTTTTGACGAATGGGAAATTGGTAAAAATAAATGGGTTAAAGGTTGGAATGTAGGCACACCTGCCAAAAACGGCTACCATGAGTATTTTAAACAATGGGCCGAAGCCGATTTGCGCAATATGGTGCTGCGTAGCCGCAATCACCCGTCCATATTTATGTGGAGCATTGGTAATGAAATTGATTACCCGAATGACCCTTATACGCATGAGGTGCTAAATTCAGGCAATAATCCGCAGATATATGGTAAAGGCTATCTTCCCGATCATCCGCCTGCATCTCAAATGACTCCCATAGCACGCCGCCTGGCTAAGGCTGTTAAACAATATGATACCACAAGGCCGGTAACTGCGGCATTGGCGGGCGTAGTAATGTCGAACGAAGTGGGTTTGCCCGAAGAATTAGATATTGTGGGTTATAATTACCAGGAGTATCGTTACCCCGAAGATCATCGCAAATTCCCTAACCGTATTATTTACGGTAGCGAGAACGGCATGCGCAAAAATTTATGGGATGCTGTTGATACGAACCGCTACATTTCAGCCCAGTATTTGTGGACGGGTATCGATTATTTAGGCGAGGCCGGTAAATGGCCGCAAAGAAGTAATGGCGCGGGTTTACTTGACCTTGCAGGTTTCAAAAAACCTGAGTATTATTACAGGCAAAGTCTTTGGTCAGCCACTCCAATGGTTTACACGGTGGTTGCCCCGCCGCGCACTAAAGAGCAAACCGGTAACTGGAGCCAAAGGAGAGGGCAGCCTACCTGGAACTGGACCGGATACGACGAACTTACCGTACAAGGTTACACCAACTGCGAAGAAGCCGAACTTTTTATAAACGGGCAGAGCCAGGGGCGTAAAAAATGCGCCGAAGCAACACTTAAAATTCCTGCTTGGAATGTTAAATATGCAGCCGGTTCACTGGTTATCAAAGGGTACAACTCGGGCAAGTTAGTTGCACAATCAGCGTTGAAAACTTATGGAGAGGCAAGCCGCATTAATGCCTCTGCTGATAAGTACAAAATTAAGCAAGGCGCAAAGGGTATTCGCCATATTGAAATTGAAATTGCAGACACAGATAATAATCGTGTGCAAATTGCAGAAAACGAAATATTGGTAGAGGTTACAGGGAATGGCAAATTGTTGGGCCTCGAAAGTGGCAGTAACGACAGCCATGAATCTTATCAAAGTAATAAAAGGCGGGCTGTACGCGGTAGGTTGCTGGCTTTTGTGCAGCTATCGGGCAATACAGGCCAAACAGAGGTTAAAATTTCGGCACCCGGTCTTCAAAGTAAGACCATAATTCTAAATAATAATTAA
- a CDS encoding glycoside hydrolase family 35 protein, with product MFFKRILLMALLVAPAMLSNAQTAKHTFALGDSTFLLDGKPFQMISGEMHYPRVPREAWRARMKMAKAMGLNSIGTYVFWNVHEPQKGKFDFSGNNDIVEFVKIAQEVGLWVVLRPSPYVCAEWEFGGYPYWLQNEKGLQVRSKEAQYLKEYEAYIKEVGKRLAPFQVNHGGNILMVQIENEYGSYGSDKEYLGINQRMFKDAGFDGLLFTCDPAADLVNGHLPGLLPGVNGLDDPAKVKKLINENHNGKGPYYIPEWYPAWFDWWGAPHHTVPASKYAGRLDTALAANISINMYMFHGGSTRGFMNGANYKDTSPFEPQTSSYDYDAPLDEAGNATPKFHAFRKVIEKHLPKEVKLPPVPAAKPSMSIPVTALNTSAALLSNLPKPFENTNPLTFEDLNQDYGYMLYRSQLKGGRKGVLKVDGLRDFAVVMLNGRMVGSLDRRTGKDSMMISLPAGNVSLEILVENMGRINFGKYLLENKKGIIGKVSFTGSTVQNWKMYKLPFYDLKGVKFNSGKSAVNGPVLRKGSITLAKVADTYLDMRTWGKGIVWINGHNLGRYWSIGPQQTLYVPAEWLKPGNNEVVVLELLKPDASKISALDKPILDMLQP from the coding sequence ATGTTCTTCAAAAGAATCTTACTTATGGCTTTGCTGGTAGCTCCGGCAATGCTTTCTAACGCTCAAACTGCAAAACACACCTTTGCACTGGGCGATTCTACTTTTCTGCTCGATGGTAAGCCATTTCAAATGATTTCCGGCGAAATGCACTATCCGAGGGTTCCGCGCGAAGCCTGGCGTGCACGTATGAAAATGGCTAAGGCTATGGGCCTAAACTCCATAGGTACTTATGTGTTTTGGAACGTTCACGAGCCGCAAAAGGGTAAATTCGATTTCTCGGGCAATAATGATATTGTTGAGTTTGTAAAAATAGCCCAGGAAGTTGGCTTATGGGTAGTATTAAGACCCAGCCCTTACGTATGTGCCGAGTGGGAATTTGGTGGTTACCCTTACTGGCTGCAAAACGAAAAAGGCTTGCAGGTGAGGAGCAAAGAAGCTCAATACTTAAAAGAGTACGAGGCTTATATAAAAGAGGTTGGCAAAAGGCTTGCGCCTTTCCAGGTTAACCATGGCGGCAATATCCTCATGGTTCAAATTGAGAACGAATACGGCTCATATGGCAGTGATAAAGAATACTTAGGAATCAATCAACGTATGTTTAAGGATGCCGGTTTTGACGGTTTACTGTTTACCTGCGATCCTGCCGCTGATCTGGTGAATGGTCATCTTCCGGGATTGCTTCCGGGCGTTAACGGACTTGATGATCCGGCTAAGGTAAAAAAGCTGATCAACGAGAATCATAACGGTAAAGGCCCGTATTACATTCCGGAGTGGTACCCTGCATGGTTTGATTGGTGGGGAGCCCCGCACCATACCGTACCTGCTTCAAAATACGCCGGAAGACTTGATACTGCTTTAGCGGCCAACATCAGCATTAATATGTATATGTTTCATGGCGGATCGACCCGTGGATTTATGAATGGTGCGAATTATAAAGACACTTCACCATTTGAACCGCAAACCAGCAGCTATGATTATGATGCTCCTTTGGATGAAGCAGGTAATGCTACCCCTAAGTTCCATGCATTCAGAAAGGTGATCGAGAAACATCTGCCTAAGGAGGTTAAGTTACCGCCGGTACCTGCTGCCAAGCCTTCTATGAGCATTCCGGTTACAGCGCTAAATACATCGGCAGCTTTATTGAGCAATTTGCCTAAGCCTTTTGAAAATACAAATCCTTTAACGTTTGAAGATTTAAACCAGGATTATGGCTATATGCTTTACCGCTCCCAATTAAAGGGTGGACGTAAAGGAGTATTAAAAGTAGATGGCTTGCGCGATTTTGCCGTAGTGATGCTTAACGGACGTATGGTTGGCTCGCTTGACCGTCGTACTGGTAAAGACAGCATGATGATTTCGCTGCCTGCGGGTAATGTGTCACTGGAAATATTAGTGGAGAACATGGGCCGCATCAACTTTGGTAAATATTTGCTCGAAAACAAAAAGGGTATAATAGGTAAGGTGAGCTTTACCGGTAGTACCGTGCAAAACTGGAAAATGTATAAACTTCCGTTTTATGATTTAAAGGGTGTTAAATTTAATTCAGGCAAAAGCGCAGTTAATGGTCCGGTTTTACGTAAAGGATCGATCACCTTAGCTAAGGTTGCTGATACTTACCTGGACATGCGCACCTGGGGTAAAGGTATTGTTTGGATCAACGGTCACAATTTGGGTCGTTATTGGAGCATAGGTCCGCAGCAAACTTTGTATGTTCCTGCCGAATGGTTGAAGCCTGGAAACAACGAGGTGGTAGTTTTAGAATTATTGAAACCAGATGCTTCAAAAATATCTGCGTTAGATAAGCCTATTTTGGATATGCTACAACCTTAA
- a CDS encoding helix-turn-helix domain-containing protein, with protein MPSIRTFSIKQLLELFGLYHHHHGLHISSSEGNPDGGIISFPFRADHFSLALLKSGEAHFQVNLLKFTLKANHVLLMAPNVVRQLTYLSDDCEITWVAFTPEYLTSAGVHAKDIEVFEFLSAQLNPMINACEEDFNGLLGILNLLRFKLDTANTRVYQEDMMLHLFAALIYELSSLYKIHQSLTDIKRTRKEDLTYRFFKLLPQYIKEERSIQAYASLLNVSPKYLSQTIKEVTSIPAGNHIDEMVVLEAKLLLNSTELSIGQIAASLHFADQFMFSKYFKKHSGLTPSQYRQIA; from the coding sequence ATGCCCTCAATCCGCACCTTTTCAATAAAGCAATTACTTGAGCTATTTGGCCTCTATCATCACCATCATGGGCTTCATATCAGCAGTTCGGAGGGTAATCCTGATGGTGGTATTATTTCTTTTCCCTTCCGGGCCGACCACTTTTCGCTTGCATTATTAAAGAGTGGAGAAGCTCATTTTCAGGTTAATTTATTGAAGTTTACTTTAAAGGCCAACCATGTTTTATTAATGGCGCCTAATGTGGTGCGGCAACTAACCTATTTATCTGACGATTGTGAAATTACCTGGGTTGCCTTTACACCAGAGTATTTAACAAGTGCAGGGGTACATGCTAAAGATATTGAAGTATTTGAGTTCTTGTCGGCGCAGTTAAATCCAATGATAAATGCCTGCGAAGAGGATTTTAATGGCTTGCTTGGTATACTCAATTTGCTGCGGTTTAAGCTTGATACAGCCAATACCCGTGTATACCAGGAAGATATGATGCTGCATTTGTTTGCCGCATTAATTTATGAGTTAAGCTCGCTTTACAAAATACATCAAAGCCTTACTGATATAAAACGCACCCGCAAAGAAGATCTTACATACAGGTTTTTTAAGCTATTACCTCAATATATAAAAGAGGAACGCAGCATACAGGCATATGCCAGTTTGCTTAATGTTTCGCCAAAATACCTATCTCAAACTATTAAAGAAGTCACCAGCATTCCGGCAGGTAATCACATTGATGAAATGGTAGTACTCGAAGCCAAGTTATTGCTTAATAGTACCGAACTCAGCATTGGCCAAATTGCCGCCTCATTGCACTTTGCCGATCAGTTTATGTTTAGCAAATACTTTAAAAAGCACAGCGGACTTACGCCCAGTCAGTATCGTCAAATTGCATAA
- a CDS encoding TetR/AcrR family transcriptional regulator: MAARDTGAEQLIKDTAKHVFFAEGKIHAGTQEIADAAGVSRTLLNYYFRSKDVLIEQVFKEAVINLNQRLDIIMQSEKTFRKKIEEFIEVFLGEAMAFPYQETFLISVINSDICKYSDVQNSHKVQQFLEQIKDEMDAGRIEAMNPIHFMMNLSSLLSYPMVMAPIYKEYFDLSKEDFSVLIKERKQIICKMIFK; the protein is encoded by the coding sequence ATGGCTGCTAGAGATACCGGTGCCGAACAATTGATAAAAGATACTGCAAAACACGTTTTTTTTGCCGAAGGAAAAATACATGCAGGTACCCAGGAAATTGCCGATGCAGCAGGGGTGAGCCGAACGTTGTTGAACTACTATTTTCGCTCAAAAGATGTGCTGATTGAGCAGGTTTTTAAGGAAGCTGTAATCAACCTCAATCAAAGGCTTGATATAATTATGCAGTCGGAAAAAACATTCCGGAAAAAAATTGAAGAATTTATAGAGGTTTTTTTAGGAGAAGCCATGGCTTTCCCATACCAGGAAACCTTTCTGATATCAGTAATAAATTCCGACATCTGCAAATACAGCGATGTCCAAAACTCACATAAGGTTCAACAGTTTTTGGAGCAAATTAAGGATGAAATGGATGCCGGTCGTATTGAAGCCATGAACCCTATTCATTTTATGATGAATCTTTCATCGTTACTTTCTTATCCCATGGTTATGGCTCCCATTTACAAAGAGTATTTTGACTTGAGCAAGGAAGACTTTTCGGTACTGATTAAAGAGCGTAAGCAGATTATATGTAAGATGATATTCAAATAA
- a CDS encoding efflux RND transporter periplasmic adaptor subunit, whose protein sequence is MKNTVLQLSAFAAALLLLASCGNKPDQGAAAAAGGPPPVQSYPAFKIEQQDATLNSEYPATLQGQQNIEIRPKIDGYIEQIYIDEGAVVKKGQLLFRISAPQYQQSVNNAQAAISSAEADVSAAQLQVNKVKPLVEKDIISHYDLESAQYTLQARKAALAQAKANLATARTNLGYTTITSPVNGVASSIPYKLGSLVNSTNAEPLTTISNIGKVYAYFSMNEKQLLEFSRTFEGTTLAAKLNKLPAVSLILSDGSNYPEKGKVETVSGLINTETGSASFRATFPNPVGLIRSGGSAKVSLPRNIKNTILVPQKSTYELQGKRFVYVVDAAGKVKSTEINVMSTSVGQNFVVTSGLKAGDTVILEGTSTLQDGTQVKAEVQPADKVYQDLK, encoded by the coding sequence ATGAAAAACACAGTTCTTCAACTATCTGCATTTGCAGCAGCGCTACTGCTGCTGGCCTCATGCGGTAATAAACCCGATCAAGGCGCGGCTGCCGCTGCAGGCGGACCTCCACCCGTACAAAGCTATCCGGCTTTTAAAATAGAGCAGCAAGACGCTACATTAAATAGCGAGTATCCGGCTACCTTGCAAGGCCAGCAAAACATCGAGATCCGTCCGAAAATTGACGGCTATATTGAGCAGATATACATTGACGAAGGTGCCGTGGTAAAGAAAGGCCAGTTGCTTTTCCGCATCAGCGCGCCGCAGTATCAGCAAAGCGTTAACAATGCCCAGGCGGCCATTAGCAGTGCCGAAGCCGATGTAAGCGCAGCCCAATTGCAGGTTAATAAAGTAAAACCATTGGTTGAAAAAGACATTATCAGTCACTACGATCTGGAATCGGCCCAATATACCCTGCAGGCACGCAAAGCTGCTTTGGCGCAGGCTAAAGCAAATTTGGCTACTGCACGCACTAACTTAGGTTATACAACCATAACCAGCCCGGTAAATGGTGTAGCCAGTTCAATACCGTACAAGCTGGGTAGCTTGGTAAATAGCACCAACGCTGAGCCTTTAACCACCATATCGAACATTGGCAAAGTATACGCGTACTTTTCAATGAACGAGAAACAGCTTCTCGAGTTTTCGCGCACGTTTGAAGGAACTACGCTTGCCGCTAAACTCAATAAATTACCGGCTGTATCGCTCATATTAAGCGACGGCAGTAACTATCCTGAAAAAGGTAAAGTTGAAACTGTAAGCGGTTTAATTAATACCGAAACCGGTTCGGCAAGCTTCAGGGCTACCTTTCCTAACCCGGTAGGTTTAATACGTAGTGGCGGTAGCGCCAAAGTGAGCCTCCCGCGAAATATCAAAAACACTATACTGGTTCCGCAAAAATCAACCTATGAGTTACAGGGCAAACGCTTTGTTTACGTGGTTGATGCCGCAGGCAAAGTTAAAAGCACCGAAATTAATGTAATGAGCACGTCTGTCGGTCAAAACTTCGTGGTAACCTCGGGCCTTAAAGCCGGAGACACCGTGATACTGGAAGGCACATCAACCTTACAGGATGGTACCCAGGTTAAAGCCGAAGTGCAGCCTGCCGATAAGGTTTACCAGGATTTAAAATAA